In Ailuropoda melanoleuca isolate Jingjing chromosome X, ASM200744v2, whole genome shotgun sequence, a single genomic region encodes these proteins:
- the LOC117797485 gene encoding LOW QUALITY PROTEIN: melanoma-associated antigen B17-like (The sequence of the model RefSeq protein was modified relative to this genomic sequence to represent the inferred CDS: inserted 1 base in 1 codon), translating to MAGLGPGLLDSGSAQHTQRSRADWWEGEDPGEDCRDSIPRNGGHGESPLLALASEGPPRDRGAGGPAAPQAAAPALAEHKNALTHKASVLVQFLLEKHAAGEPXAHAALLKLVSRKYREHFPEILTLTSERMELVFGLELREADARSQTYILVSKLALLSEGSLGGGGKGPPKTGLLMALLGVIFMKGNHATEEEVWEFLTVLGVQAGRRHPIFGEPRKLITEDLVRQGYLEYRPVPASDPPRHKFLWGPRAREQTSKMHVLQVLAKIKDTVPRCFPQLYEEALLEEEERAAARGPRRV from the exons ATGGCAGGCCTCGGCCCGGGGCTGCTGGACTCTGGCTCGGCTCAGCACACTCAGAGATCCCGGGCCGACTGGTGGGAAGGAGAGGACCCTGGTGAGGATTGCAGGGACTCCATACCGCGGAACGGGGGCCACGGAGAGTCCCCGCTCCTGGCCTTGGCCTCGGAGG GCCCGCCACGTGACCGGGGCGCCGGGGGCCCGGCCGCGCCCCAGGCCGCCGCCCCGGCCCTGGCGGAGCACAAAAACGCCCTCACCCACAAGGCCAGCGTGCTGGTGCAGTTCCTGCTGGAGAAGCACGCCGCCGGGGAGC TGGCGCACGCCGCGCTGCTCAAGCTCGTCAGCAGGAAGTACCGCGAGCACTTCCCCGAGATCCTCACGCTCACCTCCGAGCGCATGGAGCTGGTGTTCGGGCTCGAGCTCAGGGAGGCCGACGCCCGCAGCCAGACCTACATCCTGGTCAGCAAGCTGGCCCTCCTGAGCGAAGGCAGCCTGGGCGGCGGCGGCAAGGGGCCGCCCAAGACCGGCCTCCTGATGGCGCTCCTGGGCGTGATCTTCATGAAGGGCAACCACGCCACGGAGGAGGAGGTCTGGGAGTTCCTCACCGTGCTGGGCGTCCAGGCGGGCAGGAGGCACCCGATCTTCGGCGAGCCCAGGAAGCTCATCACAGAAGACCTGGTGCGCCAGGGCTACCTGGAGTACCGCCCGGTGCCCGCCAGCGACCCTCCGCGCCACAAGTTCCTGTGGGGCCCGCGAGCCCGCGAGCAGACCAGCAAGATGCATGTGCTGCAGGTCCTGGCCAAGATCAAGGACACCGTGCCCAGGTGCTTCCCGCAGCTGTACGAGGAGGCTCTGCTAGAGGAGGAGGAGCGCGCGGCGGCCCGAGGTCCTCGCCGCGTCTAG
- the LOC100475147 gene encoding melanoma-associated antigen B5: MPRGQKSKHSTREKRRQSRGDSQSHRKVQAPVAMEESPTSCSPVLEGNTQSSSATESTSTSQEAWGAPSTTITSSDISGTRSDEGENSQDEEHLCFPESTDILTMKLSLLEQFLLYKYKMKQPITKEDLLKIIGQNYKDQYPEILKKASERIEVVFAVDLKEVDSTRQSYDLVSKVKLPNNGRVRAGRGLPKTGLLMTVLGVIFMKGNCATEEDIWKFLGMMRVFAGRKHFIYGEPKKLITKDLVRLKYLEYRQVLNSDPPRYEFLWGLKDQAETSKMKVLEFLAKVNDTVPNAFSSRYEEALRDEEARARARPTVRLGATPIASVHYRGTCSNFSHPY, from the exons ATGCCCCGGGGTCAGAAGAGTAAGCACAGCACTCGTGAAAAACGCCGCCAGTCTCGTGGTGACTCCCAGAGTCACAGGAAAGTTCAGGCCCCTGTAGCAATGGAAGAGTCCCCCACCTCCTGTTCTCCTGTTTTGGAGGGTAATACCCAGAGTTCTTCAGCTACTGAGTCAACTAGCACTTCCCAGGAGGCTTGGGGAGCCCCATCTACCACCATTACCTCTTCAGATATTTCTGGCACAAGATCTGATGAAGGTGAGAACAGCCAAGATGAGGAACATCTATGTTTCCCTGAGAGCACTGATATTCTAACTATGAAGCTGAGTTTGTTGGAACAGTTTCTTCTgtacaaatacaaaatgaaacagcCCATTACGAAGGAAGACTTGCTGAAGATTATTGGCCAAAACTACAAAGACCAATATCCTGAGATCCTCAAGAAAGCCTCTGAGCGCATTGAGGTTGTCTTTGCAGTTGACTTGAAAGAAGTCGACTCAACCAGACAATCCTATGACCTCGTCAGCAAAGTGAAACTCCCTAACAATGGGAGGGTGCGTGCTGGCAGGGGGTTGCCCAAGACTGGTCTCCTGATGACAGTCCTTGGTGTGATCTTCATGAAAGGCAACTGTGCTACTGAGGAAGAC ATCTGGAAATTTCTGGGTATGATGCGAGTATTTGCCGGGAGGAAGCATTTCATTTACGGAGAGCCTAAGAAGCTCATCACCAAAGACTTGGTGAGGCTAAAGTACCTGGAGTACCGCCAAGTACTCAACAGTGATCCTCCACGCTATGAGTTTTTGTGGGGTCTGAAAGACCAAGCTGAAACCAGCAAGATGAAAGTCCTGGAATTTTTGGCCAAGGTCAATGATACGGTTCCCAATGCCTTCTCATCAAGATATGAAGAAGCTTTGAGAGATGAGGAAGCAAGAGCCCGAGCTAGACCTACAGTCAGGCTAGGTGCTACTCCTATAGCCAGTGTGCATTACAGGGGCACATGCAGCAACTTCTCCCACCCCTATTGA